A genome region from Coprococcus phoceensis includes the following:
- the kdpB gene encoding potassium-transporting ATPase subunit KdpB, whose amino-acid sequence MAKKEKTKFITPDIMKSSIIGAFQKLDPRYMIKNPVMFVVELGFFITLVLTIFPTLFGEGGENRIYNGIVTVVLFITVLFANFAESVAEGRGKAQAATLKKTKKDTKARVIRQNGEEEMIFASELRKGDIVLVKMGEVIPNDGEVIEGIASVDESAITGESAPVTRESGGDFSSVTGGTTVVSDWLKIRIVAEPGESFLDKMISLVEGASRQKTPNEIALNTLLIVLTVIFMIVVITLYPFANYLGVEIPISWSIALMVCLIPTTIGGLLSAIGIAGMDRVTRFNVIAMSGKAVEACGDVDTMILDKTGTITYGNRLAAEFYPVEGVEKEELIQYSVLSSLLDETPEGKSTVDLGRQMGCDTEAFHTEGMNFVEFTAQTKMSGVDCKDGTIVRKGASDAIKTFVKEKGGNIPKDLEEIVAEVSNLGGTPLVVCVNEKIYGVIYLKDTVKSGLVERFERLREIGIKTIMCTGDNPLTAATIAKEAGVDGFIAECRPEDKIEAIKKEQAEGKLVAMTGDGTNDAPALAQADVGLAMNSGTQAAKEAANMVDLDSDPTKILEVVEIGKQLLITRGSLTTFSIANDIAKYFAIIPAMFTLVLPQMQILNIMHLATPASAILSALIFNAIIIPALIPIAMKGVKYKPMKAERLLLKNMSIYGLGGIIVPFVGIKLIDLIVAPLLSMIGM is encoded by the coding sequence ATGGCTAAAAAGGAAAAGACGAAATTTATTACACCGGATATTATGAAATCTTCTATTATAGGAGCATTTCAAAAATTGGATCCGAGATATATGATAAAAAATCCGGTAATGTTTGTCGTAGAATTAGGATTTTTCATTACATTGGTGCTTACGATTTTTCCGACTTTATTCGGTGAAGGAGGAGAAAATCGAATTTATAATGGTATTGTGACAGTTGTTTTGTTTATCACGGTGTTGTTTGCAAACTTTGCGGAATCTGTGGCAGAGGGACGTGGAAAAGCACAGGCAGCAACTTTGAAGAAGACGAAAAAGGATACAAAGGCAAGAGTGATCCGCCAAAATGGTGAAGAAGAAATGATCTTTGCATCAGAGCTTCGAAAAGGTGATATCGTATTGGTGAAAATGGGGGAAGTCATCCCAAATGATGGTGAAGTCATCGAAGGAATCGCATCAGTAGATGAATCCGCAATCACAGGAGAGTCTGCACCGGTAACCCGTGAATCGGGCGGAGATTTCTCTTCCGTGACAGGAGGAACAACAGTTGTATCTGACTGGTTAAAGATTCGAATTGTGGCAGAACCTGGGGAATCATTTTTGGATAAGATGATCTCTCTTGTAGAGGGGGCGTCCAGACAGAAGACACCAAATGAGATCGCGCTGAATACACTTTTGATCGTGTTGACAGTAATTTTTATGATCGTGGTTATCACGCTGTATCCATTTGCAAATTATTTGGGCGTAGAGATTCCGATATCATGGTCGATTGCGCTGATGGTTTGCCTGATTCCGACGACGATCGGAGGACTTCTCTCTGCGATTGGTATTGCAGGTATGGATCGTGTTACTCGCTTCAATGTTATTGCAATGTCCGGAAAAGCGGTGGAGGCTTGTGGCGACGTCGACACAATGATTTTGGATAAGACAGGAACCATCACATACGGAAACCGTCTGGCAGCAGAGTTTTATCCGGTTGAGGGTGTTGAAAAAGAAGAATTGATTCAGTATAGTGTACTTTCTTCGTTACTTGATGAGACTCCGGAAGGAAAATCTACGGTAGATCTTGGAAGACAGATGGGATGTGACACGGAAGCATTTCATACAGAGGGCATGAATTTTGTGGAATTTACAGCACAGACAAAGATGAGCGGTGTGGATTGCAAAGACGGAACGATTGTAAGAAAAGGCGCTTCAGATGCGATCAAGACATTTGTAAAGGAAAAAGGTGGAAACATTCCGAAAGATTTGGAAGAGATTGTAGCGGAGGTATCTAATCTCGGAGGAACACCGCTGGTTGTATGTGTCAATGAGAAAATTTATGGTGTCATTTATCTGAAAGATACAGTGAAATCAGGCTTGGTAGAGCGTTTTGAGAGGCTTCGCGAGATTGGAATCAAAACAATTATGTGTACCGGAGATAATCCACTCACAGCTGCGACAATCGCAAAGGAAGCAGGAGTAGATGGATTTATCGCAGAATGTCGTCCGGAAGATAAAATCGAGGCGATTAAGAAGGAACAGGCAGAAGGAAAATTGGTTGCGATGACAGGTGATGGAACAAATGACGCGCCGGCGCTTGCGCAGGCGGATGTCGGACTTGCGATGAATTCCGGCACACAGGCTGCAAAAGAAGCGGCCAATATGGTGGATCTGGATTCTGATCCGACAAAAATTTTGGAAGTGGTAGAGATTGGAAAACAGCTATTGATTACAAGAGGTTCTCTTACGACATTCAGTATTGCGAATGATATTGCAAAATACTTTGCAATCATCCCGGCAATGTTTACACTGGTACTTCCACAGATGCAGATTTTAAATATCATGCATTTGGCAACACCGGCAAGTGCAATCCTTTCAGCGTTGATCTTCAATGCCATTATTATTCCAGCGTTGATTCCGATTGCTATGAAAGGTGTTAAATATAAACCGATGAAAGCAGAAAGACTTCTTTTGAAAAATATGAGTATCTATGGACTTGGCGGAATTATTGTACCGTTTGTCGGCATCAAATTGATTGACCTGATCGTTGCTCCGCTGCTTAGTATGATCGGAATGTAA
- the kdpC gene encoding potassium-transporting ATPase subunit KdpC, whose product MKKLGKMLRKSIVFCFVMIVICAFIYPFALTGISQLTMKNKANGNLIDKNGEPTSNAEEAVGSELIGQDFTEDYFFHGRVSAVNYNTYTEEQKENGEYSGVTSGGSNYGNSNPELEKRMEKDLETFLKEHPDVKKEDIPADLLTASGSGLDPHISPKAAEVQIETVAKNSGLSEEKVKEIVKSHTEEKFLGIFGEEKVNVLKCNLDIAAAMGII is encoded by the coding sequence ATGAAGAAACTTGGAAAAATGTTAAGGAAATCCATTGTGTTTTGTTTTGTGATGATTGTGATCTGTGCATTTATCTATCCGTTTGCATTGACAGGAATTAGTCAGCTTACAATGAAAAACAAAGCCAACGGGAATCTGATCGATAAAAACGGCGAACCTACTTCAAATGCAGAAGAGGCGGTCGGCTCTGAATTGATTGGACAGGATTTTACAGAAGACTATTTCTTTCATGGAAGAGTATCTGCTGTAAACTATAATACATATACAGAAGAGCAAAAAGAAAATGGAGAGTACAGTGGAGTTACATCAGGAGGCTCTAATTATGGAAATTCGAATCCGGAGCTGGAAAAACGAATGGAGAAGGATTTGGAAACATTTTTAAAAGAGCATCCGGATGTGAAGAAAGAAGATATTCCGGCTGACTTACTTACAGCTTCCGGTTCCGGACTGGATCCACATATCAGCCCGAAAGCAGCGGAAGTTCAAATTGAAACAGTTGCAAAAAATTCTGGATTATCAGAAGAAAAAGTCAAAGAAATCGTAAAAAGTCATACAGAAGAAAAATTCCTTGGAATTTTCGGGGAAGAAAAAGTAAATGTACTGAAATGTAATCTGGATATTGCAGCAGCGATGGGGATCATATAG